The Cucurbita pepo subsp. pepo cultivar mu-cu-16 chromosome LG08, ASM280686v2, whole genome shotgun sequence genome contains a region encoding:
- the LOC111799987 gene encoding protein PAIR1-like, with product MRLKINKACDLSSISVLPPQSRSNALTTGQQAPQLRSQPSQQSFSQGLSSLHGTNSQFSQNSFDEVVTNEQRFSSQDRENSIKKNSFFPPLSYSREECQLPLSKSSTSLTQRWKSTPLPDSKCQLGEELDRRLGTIENSLNKFGKILDSLHGDILHLNQGMKQISLDVEGIWQKVIVNSSLLQSMNKEHDDMKATLDGGFKLISDQLKKDAYQERLHEISDVLSALEKQVQASQLKLRNDFISTFTQEMKAMVCTLKKPLQKFPHRPIESPESTASLDVPQQKRRRCKIQSASPDVCIRATAVQTEEVGRWKSVKVGKAFCTSTVMKKEDAKKAIPFSEQRLVVEREYRVIVDSDEEIERSFSCLIEEKKTGEDVRFYSIEDAKEETERILRKARRQKRKYCNPIIIN from the exons GTCAAATGCGTTAACCACTGGGCAGCAAGCACCACAGTTGCGATCACAACCTTCGCAACAATCCTTTTCTCAGGGACTGTCATCTCTGCACGGCACGAATTCTCAATTCTCTCAGAACTCTTTTGACGAAGTCGTGACAAATGAACAG AGATTTAGCTCTCAAGACcgagaaaattcaattaagaagaattctttttttcctcctctAAGTTATTCAAGAGAAGAATGCCAATTGCCACTCTCTAAATCTTCTACCAGTTTAACTCAAAGATGGAAATCAACTCCACTTCCGGACTCTAAGT gtCAACTTGGTGAAGAACTTGACCGCCGCCTTGGAACTATTGAAAATTCATTGAACAAATTTGGAAAGATCCTGGATTCTCTTCATGGTGATATTCTGCATCTAAACCAAGGAATGAAGCAGATTTCTCTGGATG TCGAAGGCATCTGGCAAAAGGTGATTGTTAACAGTAGCTTGCTGCAATCCATG AACAAAGAGCACGATGACATGAAAGCTACCCTCGATGGAGGCTTCAAACTGATATCCGATCAACTAAAGAAGGATGCATACCAAGAAAGGCTACACGAGATTTCTGATGTTCTTTCTGCATTGGAAAAACAAGTACAAGCATCTCAACTGAAACTAAGAAATGACTTCATCAGCACGTTCACCCAAGAAATGAAG GCAATGGTCTGTACCTTGAAAAAACCCTTGCAGAAATTTCCACATCGCCCTATTGAATCTCCCGAG AGTACCGCTTCTTTGGATGTCCCACAGCAAAAGCGTCGTCGATGTAAAAT CCAATCTGCGTCTCCAGATGTTTGCATTCGAGCAACTGCCGTACAAACCGAGGAAGTGGGAAGGTGGAAATCAGTAAAAGTCGGAAAGGCATTTTGCACTAGTACTGtgatgaaaaaggaagatgCAAAGAAAGCAATTCCATTTTCTGAACAG CGCCTGGTGGTGGAAAGAGAATATAGAGTTATTGTTGATTCTGATGAGGAGATCGAAAGAAGTTTCTCCTGCTTAAtcgaagagaagaaaacag GAGAAGATGTCCGTTTCTATTCAATAGAAGACGCCAAGGAAGAAACTGAAAGAATTTTAAGGAAAGCAAGAAggcagaaaagaaaatactgCAAtcctataattattaattga